The Nicotiana tabacum cultivar K326 chromosome 5, ASM71507v2, whole genome shotgun sequence sequence AATATTTTATTTCGACTTCACTGATATAGTGTTTGAATCATATCACATCTTGACATGCTCATGTACCAAGATTTGAATGTCCAATATGAATAGATCACCATCGTAATTCAGCAAACTATTTTTTCGCATTAAAAAGAGCATTATGGTGCACAAACATTTCGCATTCACACAAAGTTCGGGGAAGGGCCACACGAAAGGAGTACGATGTAGACAGTCTATCCTAATGCAAATATTAGTAGCTGCTTTCATGGCTTGGACATGTGAGCCATAAGTCGCACGAAAACAATTTTATTATTGCTTCAAAGCTCCCCTTcaattgaaaaaaagagaaatcaTATATTTGAATTCATGATCTCTATCCGAATTGAAATGTCTTGATTATAGGCTTGACTCTACGAAATTAGTTGCTATGCAGAAAACTAGGCGGATAGAATTGAAATGTCTTGATTATAGGCTTGACTCTACGAAATTAGTTGTTATGCAGAAAACTAGGCTTTGAATTCACTAATCCgagtaattttgaaaaaaatgcaAACATTAGTGGTTGCTTCCATGGCTTAAACATGTGGGCTATACATCGCACGGAGATAATTTTACCGTTGCTTCAAAGCTCCCTTTCAATTGGAAAAAAGAGAaatcatatttattttttttggtttctcaccCGGTGTCCGGTATTCGCATTGGGACCCGACTAAATACAAACTCGCGTGGGAAATTCccatattggggggggggggggggggatcccACGTTATGCAAGAAAACTAGGCTTTGAATTTTCTTGTGCACTATTAGATGCTTCATATTGTCTAAGGATTTCTATCAAAATTTGACATGACAAAAAACGTTTTCTTGGATATTAAATATATCTTATAATTAAcgtaattttaaaatttataaatattgtgcacggtgaaatcggaggaccAATTTCTCATTGACAAATTGCTTCAGTAGGTCGCCTCGGAGGCTCGGGACCTCGAGCAGGTTACTTCCCTCAAGATCTGTCGATACCCAGCCGAGGGTAACATCGGCTGAAACCCCGACGAACACGGGAAGCCTCCGAGGAGTGCATCCGGAGTCGATTAAGTCTACCTGGGCAGCCTAATATTAGCCTACGTATACGTCATGAAGCTAGTTATTTGTCCCATCCCGTTTCCTTTATCACTcaacgtatcttgtactaagtttggacccccccccccctcttatAAAAGGGGAGTCGTTAACACTCTGTAAGGCATAGCTCCAACTACTCTACAAAAGATCAATAATacctctctatctctctcttttttctctttaacTCATTTGCCCGAGGCCACTATtagcatttattgctttcatacttgttcttcatttattgtttggTATTGGCCGTAAAGAGCCTTCTTTATTTATATTCTAACTGTTATCCCTTCCCCggctacccccgatagctcgagctcgagccggatatcgacctcgaggcccttcATCGACTAGTCCGAAGCCCGGgcagcaagcccctcggtttgattactgccccattttagcttgtatctcatcgttaaacttcatattcctagcatcaactgctctaaaaactagcataaaagtagatcacgtatttttagaatctcatttacaaatttaattgttgttaccattttcgcggtaaacaaatatttttagaaaaatgtATGTATAATTTTTTAAGATAACATATTtaaaaatctatatctatattatattaaaaagaggGTAGTGAAGcattctatattatattaaaaagaggGTAGTGAAGCATGAGGTTAAACCAATTGGCGTATTGAGAAAATGTCACATGGCACATTTAAGACAAAATCTAAAAGACAAATCTAATCATATAtctttatatctatatctatatctatatctatatcatATAGCATATATAGATCCAATCATCAATTTTCCTTTTATATTAGTTAAAATATCAAtgttaaaatataattaaaaattcatagtaATAAAATGATATAAAACATATAAAGACTTAGATTGAGATAACCGATGACCATTTATACTTTCGGGCAAGTTAAAgtataaataaagtaaataaatttgCTTAAGATATTAAGGTTTTGATGACTTTGGATTGAAAAAATTTCACGTAGCAATTCTTTTAACATAAAATACACAAAATCATTTATaagatattatatatatttaataacaaGAATAGTGAGGTTATATTAATGTTGATATATCGGAAAAacgaatattttatacataaataaatttttttttaaaatgatgcTGAAAATATTGTTGCAACGatttgaactttttttttctacgattaatatttgaattgagtattATTAAATTAAGTTTGAAAGTATagaatgatttttgaaaatgtggttcaattgagaaaatagaagaataagatatatttgaatttgagatgagatatTTTTTTGAAAGATGATAAGAAAATCATATTTAGGAATACGAGCAATAAAGTCAAAGTTATTAtcgaaataattttttatttattatttatattatattatgataAAAGTGGATGGTAAATTCAAGAAAACTAATAAAAAGCCACAtgacaatattaataatatttggtATTGAATATATAATAGCAAAATAaggaataaatagagaaaaaatcaaaaaatagttATATTAAAAGAAGGGTAGTGAAGCTTGAAATTAAGCCAAGTGGTGTATTGAGAAAATGACATTTGGCACTTTCAAgacaaaatttataaatatttaagacAAATCTAATCCATATCTAAATCTATATCTATCATATATATACATTTCCAACTAATATGTAATTGTGCCTTTTTATTTTAGATTTTTGGCATTCATTATCAATTTTCCTTAGTTAAAAGTCGGCCATTGCATTTATTAATTTTAGTTGGAATTATGGTCtgtaaaaatattttgttttgaaatattgACTATCAcgttactaaaaatatttgaccCAAGATATAGAGAAAATgacctctatatatatatatatatatatatatatatatatatatatatatatatattcacattaaAACACTCGGTgatatataatttttttgtgtAATTTGAATTTTCAAACATACATTGTTTAAAAAAACATGCTCCTTAtaatatcttttcaaaattttatttaccGTGTTATGTGATTTCATCtaatttaaattaaaagaaattattttaaagaatttAAGACTGTTAGTACTGGTAGAATTAAAAGACAAGATTTTTTGTAACTCGGCAGTGCAAAGATACTGAGCAACAAATAAAACAATAACGATAAATATGGaacaaaaggtgaaaaaataggtgtaaaatataaattaaataatacgatttatttgaatttgaaatcagaaaatatttttgagttatGACGAGAAAATTATACATTTGTATTATAGCACGTAACTCAAATTTTAATAGATAAagtcaaaaaccaaaaatattagGCAATGAAAAAATCCAAAGcaaaaaattacaattttaagAGATTGTTTAATAtgataatattaatattattcaatattttatatTAATGCTAAAAGAGAAGAATAATTTAATTGCTATGGAATACAATTAAAAATTGTCAAGTATTAAAAAAATGatagatttatatcaaacaaacAGAACTTCGGTTTATACTTTGGACCAATTTGTTAGTATTAAATATTACATTATTTTGACTACAGAAGAATTCTAAtgggaaaaaataattaaaatatcacCAAAAATGTACAAAAAGGTGGACAAAAATAGTATGAGGATATTCTACTTTGACTCgatttaaaaatgaaataaagtaacaaaataatactcaaaatattattgataaacttaaattgtaaaaattatgaACACTTAAATTTTTGTAGTAAGAAAAATCTGTTTTATCTGTATAAtgtcaaaaaataataatgcataaCAAGAAATTACAGGGCAAGCTAataaaaattacatcacaatGTAACAATTCTACGTAtgaataatgtaataagaaagacaagacttatttgaatttgagatgacaAAACCTTTTTTGAATTATGATAAAAAATATCATGTGTGTGTATACACAGACACACACACATACTAGACCTGTTAAATGGGTCGACCCGACCCGGACCAAAACTCGTTAACTCTTGGCCCGTGGGTCCTAATTAACCGGTCCAGGCTGGTTCACTTTCTTATAGGGGCCGGTCCAGATTTGATccattaataaaaatatattgaCCCGACCCGAACCCCTGACCCGTATTCCCTTAACCCGGGCCCTAATGGGCTAAATTcagtttaattaaaaaaaattaaaacctaataaatgataaaaatttcaAACTTTATACATATATACGAACTTGAAATTACTACATGTCCTTGAAGCCAgttagaataaaaatgaaagaaaaatcataCTTTATTAACATTAAAACTTGAGAAACATATGGAATTCGACTATTTCGACAAGACGCCTCATAGTGTCTGGTATTATATTCTCTCTTCAATGTTTGGATTCAATTTTTTACCACTTGTCTGAATATATATATGTGAGTTAGTTAGGGTGGGGTGACTTGTGGGTCAACTACCAGTTCGGGTACGGTCCGGTTTAGTGGGCCAAAATATTATAGCCCGACCCACGCCCCTTAAATTAATGAATTGGTCCGGTTAGAGTTTCGTGGGTCATGAGCCGGTTAAAGGGTCACTTTTTAATGGGTTATGTGGGCCGGTTCGTGGGTCGAATTTGAGATGACAATACCTTTTTTGAATTATGATGAGAAGTATACATCACGTATTTGGAATCTTAACGGAcaaagtcaaaaatcaaaaatatcaaatactgaaaaattttcaatcaaaatagtaaatattaaatattattgatattaaatattattaatacacTATTCAAGAATTGTGATCAATTAAATTTCTGGAGTAAGAAAAATTTGTTTTAATGTATATGTTATTTAACAAAATAATAAGCAATGATATTAAGTTAAGATCCAAGCTCCTAAAAAATTACATCGCAATATGAAAATTGTAACTAAGAATAATGTCATAATAATAAACAAGTAACAAAAGgacaaaagttttaaaaaattaaatataaaaatatactcactccatttcaatttatgtgaacctgtttgactgggtacAGAGttgaagaaaaaatgaagacttttgaaatttgtggtcctaaacaagtcaaaaagggccccggagtatttgtgtggttataaaagattctcattaagggtagaattgtaaatttaagctaaattgttaccaaatttagaaaggggtcattctttttggaacggaccaaaaaggaaatatgaagaaaaaaaataagtaaagTGACAAGCTAATAAAACGTAATGAAATAATACTAAGTGTAGTAGATTATGTaataaagaaaaatgatgaaCCGAAAAGCTATTTGTGACTATATGAATCTTTTTAATATTTCATAAGATTCTTTTATTGGTATGTTTCATTGGGTAACAAGAAGATAATTTGAATTTAATTCAAGCAATATGATAGAATGTGGTCAAACAAATTAGATCACATAACATAATTTACATTCTTTAATATTCTCTGCGCATCGCACGAGTACTAATACTAATTTGATTGTAATTAAGTAAACTAATTTTTTATGTTCTCACATAGAGGAAGCTTACAGCAGGTAGAAAAAGTCAatttataatttattcttttaattttataGAAATGCGGAAAAAAAATTCGCTAGAGAGTACTTCTCTTTAATAGTCTTTACGTAGGACTAATTAAATTACTCGGATTAGTGAATTTAAACTACCatatgattaaacaaaaaaataGTTACATACAGAATATTCAAATTTCTTAATTTGAAAATTTGTCCAGTCCCCCTTAACACCACCCCCCCGCTCTTTTTCAATCATATGAAATTGACAAAGGAGGAAAAAACAAAAGGAGAGCGGGGCGAGTCACCGACTAAGCATTTAACGACGTCGTTTACGGATCGTAAAGTCTATTTAATTAACGATAAGATTCCTATATTCTTCTTTTTCGAAATTGGGAGCTCCTCCTCAATCATCATTGAACATAGGTTTCCGATTATCGTCGAACAACTGGTATAATCATCACACAAAGGTAACTTTCAGATCCCCAAAATTTCCCTTCTATTTCTTAAAATTCCAGTCGTCATGTTGAATATctagttattttttaaaattcattGTGGTGCAATTACCGATAGTTTGATTCAAGACAGAATTATTGAGTATTGGAATGAATCGGATCATATAGAAGAACCAAAACTAtacttttttttggggggggaggAGTGAAATTGAAGTGTTGTGCTCGTTTATATTGGGAATTTATGCAGAATTTAAAGCTGATCTGATTATTTGGTTCAAATTCAGTATTTTTTTAAAAGCTAGGGCTTCGGTTTTTACCAATAATTGTTAGTTTTTGGTGTACACAGCTTATTACTTCTGCGACTTTAGATTGTGGTTCAATCACTAATAGCTTCTTTTGAGGAAAATTATTGAGTATTGGAATGAAATGGGTCCAGATGGAACTGAATTGATAGggaggattcatatagctgaaAGAAATCTAGTGGGGGATTGAGGtgattattattttgttgtttttgttgatcGCAGATTAATCTGCAGCTTTAATTATCCTAagtatttttcgggttttcatACATCATTATCTCGTTGAAGTGGCTTTAAAATGTTGTATTTTTGGTCTTTTGGGAGGCTTTTGCTATCTGTCTTGTTTTTTCGTTTTACCCTACATTAGATATCAACTACTTTGGGTAGTTATATTTCGTGGAATTGAACATGTTCTCGGGTTAAAATTTGGGGTCTATCTGAATTTGAAACCTGATATATTATTTGGTTCAAATTCAGTAATTTTAAAAGCTAGGGCTTTGGCTTTTTGCTCTTAACTATTAATTTTTGGTGTAAGCATTGTTCTGATTTTTAGATCCGAATTTGAAACTTTAAGATCTAGCCAGCTATGGTTTGGAAAATGAATGCTTATGCAGTGATCATTAGTGTACACAGCTTTGTACTGTTTATTCCAAATTTGAAACATTGAAAAGCTAGTGGTTCGAGTTTTGTTGTTCAAAATAATGATTTTAGTGTACATATTATTTACTATTCTGATATTTAGCTCCGAAATTGGAACTTTGAAAAGATGCTTGGGTTTGGAAGTGTGATGCTTACATTTTGATTTTTGTATACGGCTTTTTCACTTCTAATGCTAGCACCTAGCTACTTATTTGGAACTTTGAAAACTAGGCTTTTGGAATTTTGTTGCTGAACCATTTCTTTTAGGTGTATACAGCTTCTTGGTGATAAACAGTCAACATGCCGGCCACAGCAGGTAGGGTTCGCATGCCTGCGAACAACAGGGTTCACAGTAGTGCAGCCCTACAGACGCACGGCATCTGGCAGAGTGCTATTGGTTATGATCCATATGCTCCTAGCAAGGAGGACGACAAGAAATCTACCCAGAAGGCGTCAGCTGCTGATCCTGAAAATGCTTATGCGAGCTTTCAGGGTTTGCTTGCACTTGCCCGGATCACGGGATCCAACGCTGATGAAACTCGTGGGGCATGCAAGAGGTGTGGGCGGGTAGGCCACCTCACATTCCAGTGTAGGAATTTTGTGAGTGTTAAGGATGATAACAAGGATAAGGATCCGGAGGCGATTGAGGCTGCCGTGTTGTCTGGATTGGAGAAGATCAAGGGGTCTAAGATGAAGGGAAAAGCAGAAAATGAGGAGAGcagtgaagaagaagaggagagtGAGAGTTCTGATTCGGATTATGATTCTGAAATGGAGAGGGCAATTGCTGAGAAGTATGGGAAGAAGGTGAGTAGGAAGTTGAAGTCATCTAGGAAGCACAAGAAGAAAGATTcagatgatgatgaggaggaggagtCAGACTCTGGAAAAAGGAAGAAGAGGGGCAGATCAAAGAGGAGGAGGAGTGGGAAGAAGAAGGGACACAGTGAGTCGGAGGACGATGATGAAGATAAGGATCGCAGGAAGAGGAGAAAGGAAAAGAGGAGGAAACAGGATGACTCATCAGACGAGGATGAAGATCGTAGGAGGAGGAGAAAAAGTAGGAAggagaagaggaggaggagaagtCATAGACATGCTGACAGTTCTGATGAATCAAGTGATGATTCTCCTCCACGGCACAAGCGTAGGAGCAGGAGGACAGCCTCAGCATCTGATTCTGATGCCAGCAACTCTGATGATTCACGAGTTGGCAGAGACAAAAAACGTTCTGAGAAGAGGAGCAGGAAGCGTCATGATGATGAATAGTAGTAATGGACTCGTGCAAGGAGGATATACCATCTACTATTTGAATTGCAGGTCCATTCCTTTCTATGGAACTGCTTTTCTAGGCACTTGGTGTGTATCTGTCTATGTTTACTTTTATCTTTTTGCCTCAACAAATACTCGTGTGCTTGTTAGTCTCCCTTCATGGTCTTGAGTATTGTTTAACTGACGTTGCAGTATTGTGCCAGTTATTACAGAATATGGGCATCCTTGTTGAACCTACTTCATGTTAACCTTTTGAAGGTTTTGCGGAGTTGTTAATTACAACCCGTGACTTATGCAACTTTGTAAGGTGTTTGCTGAAGTGATATATCACTCTGTATTTACAAGTATTGATAACTGCATGTGTTTAAGTTTTTCCAGAAAAA is a genomic window containing:
- the LOC107821687 gene encoding CAX-interacting protein 4; this translates as MPATAGRVRMPANNRVHSSAALQTHGIWQSAIGYDPYAPSKEDDKKSTQKASAADPENAYASFQGLLALARITGSNADETRGACKRCGRVGHLTFQCRNFVSVKDDNKDKDPEAIEAAVLSGLEKIKGSKMKGKAENEESSEEEEESESSDSDYDSEMERAIAEKYGKKVSRKLKSSRKHKKKDSDDDEEEESDSGKRKKRGRSKRRRSGKKKGHSESEDDDEDKDRRKRRKEKRRKQDDSSDEDEDRRRRRKSRKEKRRRRSHRHADSSDESSDDSPPRHKRRSRRTASASDSDASNSDDSRVGRDKKRSEKRSRKRHDDE